The following nucleotide sequence is from Acyrthosiphon pisum isolate AL4f chromosome A2, pea_aphid_22Mar2018_4r6ur, whole genome shotgun sequence.
CACCACACACAGCTATGTGTCCACAAGGTATGAATGCATGAGTTTTTTCTGAAACAGTGCAAACTACACACATTTGATCAGAGTTTGTAATTGGAGGAAGAACAGATGGAACCTGAACAAATGGTATATTTTCTATTTCCAACATTCTTATTCTGTTGTCAGTTTCCATCATCCGTATTATATCAGGATCTAATTCCTcttcaataataaaatcttCTTCATTCCctgtaatgtaaaataattatttgggtTTTGTCATGTGTaagaattatatataaaatataaatttatttattatttatctgaaCACATGGTAGTGCGCCGGCAAAGTCCTATCAATACCAATCTCCAGTGTATCTTTGCACAAATGAATTGAGCCGGTTATTCTAACTCTCAGATATCAGCTTTCTCTTAGGACGGACTTATGAAATTTGAAACATACATTAAGCTTAAATAACTTAAGACATTGTACAAATTTGAGCCCATAATACTAAGCTTTTTGGGGAGCActtcaaagtttgaatttttgttaCTGACTGACTGGTCAATCATatgttttaaagaaaaataacctATAGTTGATTGAAATCTATTTCAGTTGCTGACAACACCAAAGAGACAAAGTAAGAATAAACTGGCCAAGTAATAAGCAATCTAGTTAAAAGagatttgttatatataaatgtatttgtgtattaaGGTTATTGATTAAAGAAAGATCAAACTTGGCCGCTATGTAAATATCAATACTTGGATAGGCAGAATGTTTTTGAAGGGGGTCTGGGACTATGCCCTTTTTTCACAGTTAGGTTTTAGTTGGATTACTATTAACAAATCAACTTACAATCCTGTTGGTTGCCGCTTTCATCTTGTTGAATGTTTACCATTTGATCATCTAGAATTAATTCAAGGTTATTTACAACAAgcaagtgatttttttttaggtaagtaaacaatgtattaaaattatggatcttttttattaaaattgttagaaACTTCAATAacctaatttaaaacaatatattttgtaaatacctatattttccaACAGAGGGCTTCCAATATCATTAGGTTCATTATTGTTTAAGATATTATTGAGTTCATGGTCATCATCATCTATTGTCTCTACTGCATCTTCTGGTTGttgattattatctataatttattggtgattttgaatttttacacaCAGTTGTAACGGGAAtacctgacaaatgaaataacttttgttctaatcaatattttttatatcNNNNNNNNNNNNNNNNNNNNNNNNNNNNNNNNNNNNNNNNNNNNNNNNNNNNNNNNNNNNNNNNNNNNNNNNNNNNNNNNNNNNNNNNNNNNNNNNNNNNNNNNNNNNNNNNNNNNNNNNNNNNNNNNNNNNNNNNNNNNNNNNNNNNNNNNNNNNNNNNNNNNNNNNNNNNNNNNNNNNNNNNNNNNNNNNNNNNNNNNNNNNNNNNNNNNNNNNNNNNNNNNNNNNNNNNNNNNNNNNNNNNNNNNNNNNNNNNNNNNNNNNNNNNNNNNNNNNNNNNNNNNNNNNNNNNNNNNNNNNNNNNNNNNNNNNNNNNNNNNNNNNNNNNNNNNNNNNNNNNNNNNNNNNNNNNNNNNNNNNNNNNNNNNNNNNNNNNNNNNNNNNNNNNNNNNNNNNNNNNNNNNNNNNNNNNNNNNNNNNNNNNNNNNNNNNNNNNNNNNNNNNNNNNNNNNNNNNNNNNNNNNNNNNNNNNNNNNNNNNNNNNNNNNNNNNNNNNNNNNNNNNNNNNNNNNNNNNNNNNNNNNNNNNNNNNNNNNNNNNNNNNNNNNNNNNNNNNNNNNNNNNNNNNNNNNNNNNNNNNNNNNNNNNNNNNNNNNNNNNNNNNNNNNNNNNNNNNNNNNNNNNNNNNNNNNNNNNNNNNNNNNNNNNNNNNNNNNNNNNNNNNNNNNNNNNNNNNNNNNNNNNNNNNNNNNNNNNNNNNNNNNNNNNNNNNNNNNNNNNNNNNNNNNNNNNNNNNNNNNNNNNNNNNNNNNNNNNNNNNNNNNNNNNNNNNNNNNNNNNNNNNNNNNNNNNNNNNNNNNNNNNNNNNNNNNNNNNNNNNNNNNNNNNNNNNNNNNNNNNNNNNNNNNNNNNNNNNNNNNNNNNNNNNNNNNNNNNNNNNNNNNNNNNNNNNNNNNNNNNNNNNNNNNNNNNNNNNNNNNNNNNNNNNNNNNNNNNNNNNNNNNNNNNNNNNNNNNNNNNNNNNNNNNNNNNNNNNNNNNNNNNNNNNNNNNNNNNNNNNNNNNNNNNNNNNNNNNNNNNNNNNNNNNNNNNNNNNNNNNNNNNNNNNNNNNNNNNNNNNNNNNNNNNNNNNNNNNNNNNNNNNNNNNNNNNNNNNNNNNNNNNNNNNNNNNNNNNNNNNNNNNNNNNNNNNNNNNNNNNNNNNNNNNNNNNNNNNNNNNNNNNNNNNNNNNNNNNNNNNNNNNTTATTTTATTCAACCGTATAACTGTAAatgtttatttgattaaaaaaataaataaaaaaaaagtaaaattaaaatagatactGACTAAGAAATATCCACAGATTTGGGTGTGCCACTCCAAAGGAATATCTCAACTTATTGTGAAATGATTCTAGATGGTTGTTTGTTCTCCTGGGTTGATTATGAACAGATAATACATCACATTCTACTTTGGCAATCCAAaacctattaaaatgtatgtatcagcataataatttaaacaaataatttttcctaATCTAACctttcataataatcaaatagtaggttcatattaatatcatttctTCGCGCATATCTCTTTACAGATCTTAGGCCTTGATTGATTTTATCTCCAGGTAACAAGGGTAGCACCATAATGCGTCTTAATGTATTAAGAGCATGTTGATTTTCATTCACCAAATTTAAATATCCAAGACTTTTCATCTTCTTCCACACTgcctaaaaaaaagaaatatataagtattaaaatatatttaggtaggtcgTACTAAAGAACTATTAAGAGAACACTACTTCCGCATGcattgtctctgtcttacaaatgcataacataatatcaaattgaattctgaataatatatttaatactgttaTGTGAATTAATctatcatcaaatttaaaagtaagaatattatcttgTGTATATCATaggtttcattttatatttaaatttaaaagcgagttatgagtatcttaaatttaaaattgtttgtatatcttgcaatacctattaaaaaattgcttcaaaattaaaatatacaaaaatagataatatttttacttttaaattttataataggttaattTGCTCCATTATGAAAACTAACAGAGTTAAATGAATTATTCAGAAtgtaaaatttgccatgttatgcATTTGTACGAAGGAGACAAGAAATGTTGGTGTAATGTCctcaataattgttaataccTAGTAAATGTAAtgtaagatatttttaattacttggTTGTGATGAAACCAGCAACCAACCCGTCTCGCTGAAGGAAAGTAGTCTTGCAATGTTTTGCTCAAGCCAGTTTCAAAATCTGTTAGTATTTTACGGGGGTTAAAGTTTGGAAGAAGTTGAGTTTTAATGTAACTCAACACAGCTTGATAACTACATTTCTTTTTAGACTCCATCAAAGCATAAACTAGTGGTATActctataaaaaaacaaataattcaacAACACAgtgtaagtaggtatttaattacatatttatagtttatacttatacaattaagtaggtaataacttacATGATTTTCTATTATACCATGTAATGTCAACAGTTGGTAAAATTTGGGCTTTGAAGGGACTATTCGAAAAGTAGCATCAGCGTGTAACTCTCGCTTACACATAGTAAGAGCATTAGTTATCAGAGACTGTGATGCAAATACTATAGAAAACTTGCCATTTGTATCCTGTACACAacctgaaaaaattaaaatgattaatctTCTTCAGATATgtatcaaatatgtataatatgaatttaccTTTATAAACTACTTCTCCATCAACACTATATCGGTTTAAATTTCCGGCTATAAATAGATTGGCCAGATCACTTATGGTCTCAGGAATCATTGGAAGTGACAATGTCCTTGCCCTTCTCATAAAACTCTCAGCCGAATGTTTAGTGTAATTTGAGGCTGATTCtggaaaactaaatttttttttttttttaataatattttaatatattttaatataaacaaaatagacAATACTATACGCCTTTTtctattaatcatattaaacaCGTCTTCttatttgagaaaaattaactattttgaaaatatttcttttatataattttaagttgttaaaaaaatatttcttgtttttttttttttaaattttctttacattgacaacatttataatttcatattcctaaGCATAATATAGCTCAGAATATTTTGATCTCTACAAATCAAATTTCCGACAAGTAGTTTAATAGTGGACCACTTTTTATGGGGTACCCCTAACCACTGAACTCCACACATCTAAACTATAACTCATAAAAGCTACTCATCCAAAATTCAAttcttatagataaaaatactccaaaaatattttgctttggaagaaggaattttaaagaataaaaaaatgaaaacgaaaacgatggaaaatagtaaaaacaatgTTCCAATggtatgttttattgtttttgtatttacatgaaaaaaaaaataataagacgaTAATACCTGAATATGGCCAATAATatcccaaaataaaaataaaattcgggCACAATCTATTACACATTTGTGCCAACAAGtaagatcaatacatttatcgctccgctcaaaatgtATCTTGCTTGGTGAATCAATATGTATTGATATTgcattgtgcataatataaactatataggcaCGTATGTCGTACTGTCGTATTGACACGACATTCGTCctcaaaataacttttaatttaggCTACTAAGTGATAGACCGGACATACCTACATATGGTTTTTCAGATAATCtaacgattttataataaacaaattaattcttACTTGCGTGCTTCCTCGTCATAAATTTGAGTCAGTGGAATCAAATCCGTAGCAGATCTCATTTCCAAACGCTTTTTAAACTGCGCCATACGAACCACATTTAAATCCACGTCGTGGTTATGAGTTCGATTTGTAATCTTTTGTCCATTAGGAAGTTCCTTCAAAGTTGCGttacaaaaaaacttttttgcaAATTTACATTTGTAGTACCTGTAAGGTATGTTTTTGATTAATGGGGTCAGGTAAATTTCTAAGACTCTGTACACAGTTTTGTTACATTCTAAATCCATCACTtcagttgataaaataa
It contains:
- the LOC115034293 gene encoding putative inhibitor of apoptosis: MVNIQQDESGNQQDWNEEDFIIEEELDPDIIRMMETDNRIRMLEIENIPFVQVPSVLPPITNSDQMCVVCTVSEKTHAFIPCGHIAVCGDCLVLLDPQRCPLCNQEFTTFLRIWS
- the LOC100574156 gene encoding uncharacterized protein LOC100574156, producing the protein MDLECNKTVYRVLEIYLTPLIKNIPYRYYKCKFAKKFFCNATLKELPNGQKITNRTHNHDVDLNVVRMAQFKKRLEMRSATDLIPLTQIYDEEARNFPESASNYTKHSAESFMRRARTLSLPMIPETISDLANLFIAGNLNRYSVDGEVVYKGCVQDTNGKFSIVFASQSLITNALTMCKRELHADATFRIVPSKPKFYQLLTLHGIIENHSIPLVYALMESKKKCSYQAVLSYIKTQLLPNFNPRKILTDFETGLSKTLQDYFPSARRVGCWFHHNQAVWKKMKSLGYLNLVNENQHALNTLRRIMVLPLLPGDKINQGLRSVKRYARRNDINMNLLFDYYERFWIAKVECDVLSVHNQPRRTNNHLESFHNKLRYSFGVAHPNLWIFLSQYLF